The DNA sequence ACCAGCTGCCTGATGGCCGTGTTGGCTGCGGTGAGGCTCTGCTTGGCCATCCGCACCCCAAAAAAACTCCCGATGAGCCGCTAGAGGGGCTTTCTCTCGGTAGTCGATAGCCCCTAATTGCCCGTCGGCTAATCGGAAAAGCGCAAAGCCTCCTCCCCCAATATTGCCCGCCACTGGAAAACATACAGCCAGTGCAAACTCTACCGCCACGGCAGCGTCAAAGGCATTGCCGCCTTGTTTGAGAATCGCTAAACCAATGGCTGTTGCGTCGGGGTGTGCCGTTACAACCATCGCCTCGCGTCCATACACCGATTCCTTAGGTGCACCAGTGTGTACCTGAGCAAATAACGCGTTAAAACTCAACAAAAACACGGCGAAACTGCGCAGGCAACAGCAAGTGATAGGGTGTTTTTTTGTCATATACTCTAAGATTGATTAGGCGTTTGTATTATTTTTTGGTCAATATAGCACCCAGCATAAGAATACGGAAATGCTTTGATGCTAAGTTTTTACTATTTGCCCCAAAGCCATCAAAACTACATTGTCTATAATGAATATAAACCCATTTCTTAAGCCACATCCACTTCAGCAATGCAAGTTACTTTGTCATTCCAGTAACACCCCAAATCAAGCCCCTGAATTGTATCTAACTCAGGGATAATTGTATTGATAAAAGTATTTTACAGAAAAGTAGCTCCAAAAATTTCAAGGGCTTGCTTTGTCTTTGAGGAGGTTTTAACTTTGTATCAAATCTCAAACAAGAATTATTCTCTAATAGTACTTTGTCCGAAAATTACGCACAAATCAAGCATCACCTAGCCGAAAAAGGGCTGAAAGTTACCCAACAGCGAATTGTAATTTATGAAGCGCTATGTGCTTTGGGTACACACCCTACTGCTGAAGAATTGTGGGCAGAAGTACGTCCTAGAAATCCTAGTATCTCTTTGGGAACCGTTTACAAGACTCTAGATACTTTCGCAGAAGTAGGATTAATTCAGAAAGTACCGACAGCCAACCATATTGTTCGGTATGAAGCCAATTTAACCCAACATAATCACATCTATTGCACCAATACACAGGAGATTATTGATTTTGAGCACGAAGAACTACAAGCATTGCTGCATTGTTTTTTTGAAAAAAATCGTGTAAAAAATCTACATATAAAATCAATCACCTTGCAAATCAGTGGAGAAAAAATAGACCCTAATGCTAGGGTGCTTATTCAAACTCCCAATGCTTAACATATTCCCTTGTATTTTATCATAACCAAATCATAAAACAACGCTTTATGAGCTTAATCAACAGAAAAGCCCCCGTATTCAGCGCTCCCGCTGTTATCAATGGCGATGAAATCGTAGAAAACTTCTCTTTGACCCAATACTTGGGCAAAAAATATGTGGTGTTCTTTTTCTACCCAAAAGATTTCACCTTTGTATGCCCTACTGAAATTTTGGCTTTCCAAGAGAAACTGGCCGAGTTTGAGAAACGCG is a window from the Eisenibacter elegans DSM 3317 genome containing:
- a CDS encoding Fur family transcriptional regulator yields the protein MSENYAQIKHHLAEKGLKVTQQRIVIYEALCALGTHPTAEELWAEVRPRNPSISLGTVYKTLDTFAEVGLIQKVPTANHIVRYEANLTQHNHIYCTNTQEIIDFEHEELQALLHCFFEKNRVKNLHIKSITLQISGEKIDPNARVLIQTPNA